Proteins encoded within one genomic window of Cellulomonas xiejunii:
- a CDS encoding restriction endonuclease subunit S yields the protein MSRIDELIERYAPDGVEYRTLGDVGEFVRGNGLQKTDLRDTGVPAIHYGQIHTVYGVWTEKAVSCVEPEFAARLRRAEPGNLIIATTSEDDGAVAKATAWLGGTEVAVSGDAHIYRHGLDPKYVAYFFQSEAFKDQKQSGITGTKVRRISGDRLARIRIPVPHLEVQREIVRVLDAFTELEAELEAELEAELEVRTQQYAHYRDSLLLADRDVDWVPLGRIAAFKYGYTATAKMEGDYRFIRITDINPQGKLLPNGAKFVDMSHDTDQYLVKPGDVLMARTGATYGKTVLIGEIAPAVYASFLIRIRFGERTLLPSYYWHFAQSQLYWSQANRLVGGGAQPQFNANSLKTVLVPVPPLEQQQRVVDLLDGFDALVNDLSSGLPAEIEARRQQYAYYRDRLLSFKEVVA from the coding sequence GTGAGCCGCATCGATGAGCTGATCGAGCGCTACGCGCCTGACGGAGTCGAGTACAGGACCCTCGGCGATGTTGGTGAATTCGTCCGTGGGAACGGGTTGCAGAAGACGGACTTGCGGGATACGGGGGTTCCTGCGATCCACTATGGCCAGATCCACACGGTCTATGGCGTATGGACTGAGAAGGCGGTCTCCTGCGTCGAGCCGGAGTTTGCTGCGCGCCTACGTAGGGCCGAGCCAGGGAACCTCATCATTGCGACGACAAGTGAGGATGACGGTGCGGTAGCGAAGGCCACGGCTTGGCTTGGCGGGACCGAGGTTGCCGTCAGCGGGGATGCGCATATCTACCGGCACGGCCTCGATCCGAAATATGTGGCCTACTTCTTCCAGTCCGAGGCGTTCAAGGATCAGAAGCAGAGCGGGATCACGGGAACCAAGGTTCGCAGGATCTCGGGTGACCGACTGGCAAGGATCCGGATTCCGGTACCGCATCTCGAGGTGCAGCGGGAGATCGTGAGGGTCTTGGATGCCTTCACGGAGCTGGAGGCGGAGCTGGAGGCGGAGCTGGAGGCGGAGCTGGAGGTGCGCACGCAGCAGTACGCCCACTACCGTGACTCGCTCCTTCTCGCTGATCGAGACGTCGACTGGGTGCCGCTAGGGAGGATTGCGGCGTTCAAGTACGGCTACACCGCTACGGCGAAGATGGAGGGTGACTACCGGTTCATTCGGATTACCGACATCAACCCTCAGGGCAAGCTGCTTCCGAATGGTGCAAAGTTTGTCGATATGTCGCATGACACCGACCAGTACCTCGTAAAGCCGGGTGACGTTCTCATGGCGCGCACGGGGGCGACGTACGGCAAGACAGTCCTGATCGGCGAGATCGCCCCGGCCGTGTATGCCTCATTCCTAATCCGGATCCGGTTCGGCGAGAGGACGCTTCTTCCTTCCTATTACTGGCATTTTGCGCAGAGTCAGCTGTACTGGAGTCAGGCGAATCGCCTCGTGGGTGGGGGTGCCCAGCCTCAGTTCAACGCGAACTCGCTGAAGACGGTGCTCGTTCCTGTCCCGCCGCTCGAGCAACAGCAGCGGGTTGTGGACCTGCTCGACGGTTTCGATGCCCTTGTGAACGACCTGTCGTCGGGCCTGCCTGCGGAGATCGAGGCGCGTCGCCAGCAGTACGCGTACTACCGCGATCGGCTGCTGTCGTTCAAGGAGGTTGTTGCGTGA
- a CDS encoding type I restriction-modification system subunit M codes for MNRETQRAELHKTIWRIANDLRGSVDGWDFKQYVLGFLFYRYISENLTDYLNSHEHASGNPDFDYVKVPNRDVEDPDLVREIVAEKGFFIRPSELFANVRARALRDQNLNETLERAFRNIEGSAVGTVAENDLKGLFDDMDVNSNKLGPTVAKRNERLVKLLDAIGELNLGNGPFTENKIDAFGDAYEYLMQMYASSAGKSGGEYYTPQEVSELLARITVVGKTSVNKVYDPACGSGSLLLKYRKVLGKDGVRQGYYGQEINLTTYNLCRINMFLHDVNYEHFDIAHGDTLIDPAHWDDEPFEAIVSNPPYSIKWEGDANPLLINDPRFAAAGVLAPKSKADLAFTMHMLSWLAVNGTAAIVEFPGVLYRGGAEQKIRKYLIDNNYVDAVIQLPPDLFFGTTIATCVIVLKKSKTDNAVLFIDASAEFVRGGNKNKLTEANQARILEAFTAREDVAHFARLVENEAIGENGYNISVSSWVEAEDTREVVNITELNARIAGIVERQASLRKQIDAIVAGLEGVDA; via the coding sequence ATGAACCGCGAGACCCAGAGGGCAGAGCTCCACAAGACCATCTGGAGGATCGCGAACGACCTCCGTGGCAGCGTCGACGGCTGGGACTTCAAGCAGTACGTGCTCGGGTTCCTCTTCTACCGGTACATCTCGGAGAACCTCACCGACTACCTGAACTCCCACGAGCACGCGTCGGGCAATCCGGACTTCGACTACGTCAAGGTTCCCAACCGCGACGTCGAGGACCCCGACCTCGTCCGGGAGATCGTGGCGGAGAAGGGATTCTTCATCCGCCCCTCGGAGCTCTTCGCGAACGTCCGCGCACGAGCACTCCGTGACCAGAACCTCAACGAGACGCTGGAGCGGGCCTTCCGCAATATCGAGGGGTCCGCTGTCGGTACGGTCGCCGAGAACGACCTCAAGGGCCTGTTCGACGACATGGACGTCAACTCGAACAAGCTCGGGCCCACGGTGGCCAAGCGCAACGAGCGGCTCGTCAAGCTGCTCGACGCGATCGGGGAGCTGAACCTCGGCAACGGGCCGTTCACCGAGAACAAGATCGACGCGTTCGGCGACGCGTACGAGTACCTCATGCAGATGTACGCCTCGTCCGCCGGCAAGTCCGGCGGGGAGTACTACACCCCGCAGGAGGTCTCCGAGCTGCTCGCCCGCATCACCGTGGTCGGCAAGACGAGCGTGAACAAGGTGTACGACCCGGCGTGCGGGTCAGGGTCACTGCTGCTGAAGTACCGCAAGGTCCTCGGCAAGGATGGCGTGCGCCAGGGGTACTACGGCCAGGAGATCAACCTCACCACGTACAACCTGTGCCGCATCAACATGTTCCTGCACGACGTGAACTACGAGCACTTCGACATCGCCCATGGCGACACCCTCATCGACCCGGCCCACTGGGACGACGAGCCGTTCGAGGCGATCGTGTCCAACCCGCCCTACTCGATCAAGTGGGAGGGCGACGCCAACCCGCTGCTCATCAACGACCCGCGTTTTGCGGCGGCCGGTGTGCTCGCCCCCAAGTCCAAGGCGGACCTGGCCTTCACGATGCACATGCTGTCGTGGCTCGCCGTCAACGGCACCGCGGCGATCGTCGAGTTCCCCGGCGTGCTCTACCGCGGCGGTGCGGAACAGAAGATCCGCAAGTACCTCATCGACAACAACTACGTCGACGCCGTCATCCAGCTCCCGCCGGACTTGTTCTTCGGGACGACGATTGCGACCTGCGTCATCGTGCTCAAGAAGTCCAAGACCGACAATGCGGTGCTGTTCATCGACGCGTCTGCCGAGTTCGTGCGCGGCGGGAACAAGAACAAGCTCACGGAGGCGAACCAGGCCAGGATCCTGGAGGCGTTCACGGCCCGGGAGGACGTCGCTCACTTCGCGCGCCTCGTCGAGAACGAGGCAATCGGTGAGAACGGCTACAACATCTCCGTGTCGTCCTGGGTGGAAGCTGAGGACACCCGGGAGGTCGTCAACATCACCGAGCTCAACGCCCGCATCGCGGGCATCGTTGAACGCCAGGCCTCACTGCGTAAGCAGATCGACGCCATCGTCGCGGGTCTCGAAGGTGTGGACGCGTGA
- a CDS encoding DUF4268 domain-containing protein — translation MVKATETSFAGVLEGKKQYQVPLYQRTYSWGTKQLDQLWDDVVELAAARRTAPATSHFIGSLVLATSPDFNAVGVSKLLVVDGQQRLTTLTILLAALRDHLAETGDTEGAEGIHAQYLANVYDKGKPPKVVPTQADREAYKAVLTSSPDAGGSDRIGVAYNHFRAKIAAVDDPDDPHDLEEIENAVVHGLAVVVVTAEPGDNAHRIFESLNNTGLQLNQSDLLKNYLFMRLGGRAEDVYDAVWLPLERKLTSDELELLFWLDLAQRDERAKQSDTYAGQQKRLEKLTTPEQIESEVRRIAALGDLLATILDPSREFDPVIRRRLERIRAWGSTTAYPVVMTLLARRAAGTATPTQVASALLTLESYFVRRIVLGRATAGLNRSLLQAVAAVADASAVDVALRDYLSRGRRHFATDKQIRGAVGVVPFYWQGRAAQKKLILQWIEESYGSKEAVDPAHLTIEHVLPQTLTETARREFAAGLPEDADVRTEHERVVHTLGNLTLTGYNSELSNRPFSVKRAMLAESGLRLNHEIAAGQTWSVHEIDARGAALAERIVDLWPGPNEALTGGSDEQPSETRRLVASIVAEIPAGRWTSYGEVALVAGSYPQPVAAIITTHLMQGAWRVLQTGGTISPGFRWLDPARTEEPRAYLAAEGLRFDGDGRADAEQFIDARELASLVGLEVPEEAPAWRSAGTRPLLAQRQAFFQTVRDLGESTGAIVRSWPKPTTQDAVDVNIGVPGCIVVLSLSAREPAGVHCSFYVRNDKALFAQLHARRQEIEEALGATLEWHDNPEHKSSKVMLRHDGDWRDENLAPGLAQWLVSMTEVFATTFMKYASEMRGLG, via the coding sequence GTGGTCAAGGCGACGGAGACCAGCTTCGCGGGGGTCCTCGAGGGCAAGAAGCAGTACCAGGTGCCGCTGTACCAGCGGACATACTCCTGGGGCACGAAGCAGCTCGACCAGCTCTGGGACGACGTCGTCGAGCTGGCGGCCGCCCGACGCACCGCGCCGGCGACGAGCCACTTCATCGGCTCGCTCGTCCTGGCCACTAGTCCCGACTTCAACGCGGTCGGGGTGTCGAAGCTGCTCGTCGTCGACGGTCAGCAACGCCTGACGACACTCACGATCCTGCTCGCGGCCCTGCGCGACCACCTCGCCGAGACCGGGGACACCGAGGGCGCTGAGGGCATCCACGCCCAGTACCTGGCGAACGTCTACGACAAGGGCAAGCCCCCCAAGGTGGTTCCCACGCAGGCCGACCGCGAGGCGTACAAGGCGGTACTGACGTCCTCGCCGGATGCCGGCGGCTCCGATCGCATCGGCGTCGCCTACAACCACTTCCGGGCCAAGATCGCGGCAGTGGACGACCCCGACGACCCGCACGACCTCGAGGAGATCGAGAACGCCGTCGTCCACGGGCTGGCCGTCGTCGTGGTGACGGCCGAACCCGGTGACAACGCGCACCGCATCTTCGAGTCGCTCAACAACACCGGTCTCCAGCTCAACCAGTCGGACCTGCTCAAGAACTACCTGTTCATGCGCCTCGGCGGGCGCGCGGAGGACGTCTACGACGCCGTCTGGCTGCCGCTGGAGAGGAAGCTCACCTCGGACGAGCTCGAGCTGCTGTTCTGGCTGGACCTGGCCCAGCGTGACGAGCGCGCCAAGCAGTCGGACACCTACGCGGGTCAGCAGAAGCGCCTGGAGAAGCTCACCACCCCGGAGCAGATCGAGTCCGAGGTACGCCGCATCGCCGCTCTCGGCGACCTCCTCGCCACGATCCTCGACCCGTCACGGGAGTTCGACCCGGTGATCCGCCGTCGACTGGAACGCATCCGGGCGTGGGGCTCGACCACCGCCTACCCGGTCGTCATGACGCTCCTTGCCCGCCGGGCCGCGGGCACCGCGACGCCGACTCAGGTGGCCAGCGCCCTGCTGACGTTGGAGTCGTACTTCGTGCGGCGCATCGTGCTCGGCCGTGCGACCGCCGGCCTCAACCGGAGCCTCCTCCAGGCCGTCGCCGCGGTCGCCGACGCCTCCGCCGTCGACGTCGCGCTGCGCGACTACTTGTCTCGAGGACGCCGGCACTTCGCCACCGACAAGCAGATCCGCGGAGCCGTCGGCGTGGTGCCCTTCTACTGGCAGGGCCGCGCGGCACAGAAGAAGCTCATCCTGCAGTGGATCGAGGAGTCCTACGGGTCCAAGGAAGCGGTGGATCCCGCGCACCTCACCATCGAGCACGTCCTGCCCCAGACACTGACCGAGACCGCCCGCCGGGAGTTCGCGGCAGGGCTGCCCGAGGACGCGGACGTCAGAACCGAGCACGAACGCGTCGTCCACACATTGGGGAACCTCACGCTCACCGGCTACAACAGCGAGCTGAGCAACCGCCCGTTCTCCGTAAAGCGGGCCATGCTGGCCGAGTCCGGCCTGCGCTTGAACCATGAGATCGCGGCAGGCCAGACCTGGAGCGTGCACGAGATCGACGCGCGCGGGGCGGCGCTGGCCGAGCGGATCGTCGACCTCTGGCCGGGACCGAACGAGGCCCTCACGGGCGGGAGCGACGAGCAGCCCTCGGAGACCCGTCGGCTGGTCGCCTCGATCGTCGCCGAGATCCCCGCCGGGCGGTGGACGTCCTACGGCGAGGTCGCGCTCGTCGCAGGGTCCTACCCTCAGCCCGTTGCAGCGATCATCACGACGCATCTCATGCAGGGCGCGTGGCGCGTCCTGCAGACCGGCGGGACCATCTCCCCCGGCTTCCGTTGGCTCGACCCGGCGCGCACCGAGGAGCCCCGCGCCTACCTGGCGGCTGAAGGGCTGAGGTTCGACGGTGATGGGCGCGCCGACGCCGAGCAGTTCATCGATGCCCGCGAGCTCGCCTCGCTCGTCGGGCTCGAGGTGCCGGAGGAAGCACCCGCGTGGCGGTCCGCCGGCACCAGGCCGCTGCTCGCACAGCGGCAGGCGTTCTTCCAGACGGTGCGGGACCTCGGCGAGTCGACCGGGGCGATCGTCCGGTCCTGGCCCAAGCCCACGACGCAGGACGCCGTGGACGTCAACATCGGCGTCCCAGGCTGCATCGTCGTGCTGTCGCTCTCCGCCCGGGAGCCGGCGGGCGTCCACTGCTCGTTCTACGTCCGGAACGACAAGGCGCTCTTTGCGCAGCTGCACGCACGTCGCCAGGAGATCGAGGAAGCACTCGGTGCCACCCTCGAGTGGCATGACAACCCCGAGCACAAGTCCAGCAAGGTGATGCTGCGGCATGACGGGGACTGGCGGGACGAGAACCTCGCGCCCGGCCTCGCACAGTGGCTCGTGAGCATGACCGAGGTCTTCGCCACGACCTTCATGAAGTACGCGAGCGAGATGAGAGGTCTCGGCTGA
- a CDS encoding GTPase produces the protein MNHTTDAADDLVLAVEAEAESAVGRVNIAIFGATGAGKSSLLNAVFGADVAATGVGSPVTSGTAQYVNPAGTLAIYDGAGFELGQGNLAKDLLGRIKKSRRPGNGLIHIAWYCVNSATARLEPSQAQAIRKVADLGIPVVLVLTKVDAKAGAADPAAVEFAEAIAAMDLPIVGGRPVLTAALSNDFVGTERHGLEALLDATYRAVPEAQRVAVAAAQKIDLAIKARYARSWIAGAVAFAGGVGATPIPLADAAVLVPAQAALMAKISAIYDIPKEHTAAIVGAVTSAAGAGGRAAVGSLAKLIPGVGSLISGSVAATITGVMGEGWRAVSERVVTGDMELADADQMASVVKQFLSHLSAPQSERPQDAGPSAP, from the coding sequence ATGAACCACACGACCGACGCCGCCGACGATCTCGTCCTCGCGGTCGAGGCGGAAGCGGAATCTGCCGTCGGCAGGGTCAACATCGCGATCTTCGGAGCCACCGGTGCGGGCAAGTCGTCCCTCCTCAACGCGGTCTTCGGTGCCGACGTCGCCGCGACGGGAGTGGGAAGCCCGGTCACCTCCGGAACCGCCCAGTACGTCAACCCGGCGGGCACGCTCGCCATCTACGACGGCGCCGGCTTCGAGCTCGGCCAGGGCAACCTCGCCAAGGACCTGCTGGGCCGGATCAAGAAGAGCCGCCGGCCGGGCAACGGGCTCATCCACATCGCCTGGTACTGCGTGAACTCTGCGACGGCCCGCCTTGAGCCGTCGCAGGCCCAGGCCATCCGCAAGGTCGCGGACCTCGGTATCCCGGTGGTTCTCGTCCTCACCAAGGTGGACGCCAAGGCGGGCGCCGCCGACCCCGCCGCCGTCGAGTTCGCGGAAGCGATCGCGGCGATGGACCTCCCGATCGTTGGTGGCCGACCAGTCCTGACTGCGGCGCTCTCCAACGACTTCGTCGGCACGGAGCGTCACGGCTTGGAAGCGCTGCTCGATGCGACATACCGTGCGGTGCCCGAGGCACAGCGGGTCGCGGTGGCTGCGGCACAGAAGATCGACCTTGCGATCAAGGCGCGGTACGCCAGGTCGTGGATCGCCGGCGCCGTGGCTTTCGCCGGCGGTGTCGGTGCCACCCCCATCCCACTCGCCGACGCGGCGGTCCTCGTGCCTGCGCAGGCAGCGCTGATGGCGAAGATCTCCGCGATCTACGACATCCCCAAAGAGCACACAGCGGCGATCGTGGGCGCTGTGACCAGCGCCGCCGGCGCCGGTGGTCGCGCGGCCGTCGGCAGTCTGGCGAAGCTGATCCCGGGGGTCGGAAGTCTTATCTCCGGCAGCGTCGCCGCGACGATCACCGGCGTGATGGGCGAGGGCTGGCGCGCGGTGTCCGAACGCGTCGTCACCGGGGACATGGAGCTCGCGGACGCCGACCAGATGGCTTCGGTGGTCAAGCAGTTCCTGTCTCACCTCAGCGCCCCGCAGTCCGAGCGCCCGCAGGATGCGGGACCGAGCGCCCCGTGA
- a CDS encoding DUF6308 family protein, whose translation MQISERLEALLVPAGEHMAVAALQRYFAPLPAGGFTGAYFERLGGGGDRPDVADTFTSDDIVAVSMLSVTVPASAVLQLLEARGPELGGLLAKIPTDVALAEITADEVGGAWPVRDVYRELLAIPGIGETTATKLLARKRPHLVPILDAVVTAELSVVKGRYWVPLHAWLTADECAGHRRLEELRSAAGLGSEVSVLRVFDVLAWMVGSGYVPEN comes from the coding sequence GTGCAGATCAGCGAACGACTCGAGGCTCTCCTGGTGCCGGCGGGTGAGCACATGGCGGTGGCGGCGCTCCAGCGCTACTTCGCGCCGCTGCCGGCGGGCGGCTTCACCGGTGCGTACTTCGAGCGGCTCGGAGGCGGCGGTGACCGGCCTGACGTTGCCGACACCTTCACGTCCGACGACATCGTGGCCGTGTCGATGCTCTCGGTGACTGTCCCCGCGTCCGCAGTGCTGCAGCTCCTCGAGGCGCGTGGACCCGAGTTGGGCGGCCTGCTCGCCAAGATCCCCACCGATGTGGCACTCGCCGAGATCACGGCCGACGAGGTGGGCGGAGCCTGGCCCGTGCGGGACGTCTACCGAGAGCTCCTGGCGATTCCCGGGATCGGCGAGACGACCGCCACCAAGCTGCTGGCGCGCAAGCGGCCGCATCTCGTCCCGATCCTCGACGCCGTCGTCACCGCCGAGCTGTCCGTCGTGAAGGGCCGCTACTGGGTGCCGTTGCACGCATGGCTCACCGCGGACGAGTGCGCCGGCCACCGACGGCTCGAGGAGCTTCGTTCCGCGGCCGGTCTCGGGTCGGAGGTGTCGGTGCTGCGGGTGTTCGACGTGCTCGCGTGGATGGTCGGCAGCGGGTACGTACCCGAGAACTAG
- a CDS encoding NERD domain-containing protein, which yields MARTYPEHPAFPEDGGAEQTVWEALRDHLPDDAVLLAGTALQDGPKEREIDLLVVWPGLGVAAIEVKGGHVVRADGQWWQGSGAGRHPIDPVGQVQDAKHTLLALLARHGLAAARTRTAHLVALPHTYVPGDWDAPELPRTMLLDRGDVADGGRAVHLVRRAIAEHGAGHAPLDEPVAEALVEWLTGGFPSQAETLAVAAEYEDHLDRLTREQAHAMRFLDAVPRVHVVGGAGTGKTWLALEHARRRARAGERVALMCYSRGLARYLERTTVTWPVRERPAYVGLFHELPVRWGAAPGDDADPADWEERLPRELGDLAAQRPEADLFDAVVVDEAQDFGDEWWPALLRCLRDHAGGRLAVFSDDGQRVFPRSGTAPVELTVIELDENLRSTKQIAQLCGALHEGVTRPRGWPGAPVRVVDVPAEEAVGAADDVVEALLDEGWEPGQIALLTTGRRHPMQVETVGLAGYQEYWDGFFAGEDVFYGHVLGFKGLERTVVVLAVNGIRDAARARTMLYTGLSRARVLLVVVGPRGYVEDVGGEAVRKRLGDAWEWVLASSVDTTG from the coding sequence GTGGCGCGCACCTACCCCGAGCACCCCGCGTTCCCCGAGGACGGCGGTGCCGAGCAGACCGTCTGGGAAGCGCTGCGCGACCACCTGCCGGACGACGCCGTGCTCCTCGCGGGCACCGCGCTGCAGGACGGTCCCAAGGAACGTGAGATCGACCTGCTCGTCGTGTGGCCGGGGCTGGGTGTCGCGGCGATCGAGGTGAAGGGCGGGCACGTCGTCCGCGCCGACGGGCAGTGGTGGCAAGGGTCCGGTGCGGGGCGTCACCCCATCGACCCCGTCGGGCAGGTGCAGGACGCCAAGCACACCCTCCTGGCGCTGCTGGCCCGGCACGGCCTCGCGGCGGCGCGGACCCGCACGGCGCACCTCGTCGCCCTGCCGCACACCTACGTGCCGGGGGACTGGGACGCGCCGGAGCTGCCGAGGACCATGCTGCTCGACCGGGGGGACGTCGCTGACGGCGGGCGCGCCGTCCACCTCGTGCGCCGGGCGATCGCCGAGCACGGGGCCGGTCACGCGCCGCTCGACGAGCCGGTCGCTGAAGCGCTCGTCGAGTGGCTGACCGGCGGGTTCCCGTCACAGGCTGAGACCCTCGCCGTCGCTGCCGAGTACGAGGACCACCTCGACCGGCTGACGCGCGAGCAGGCGCACGCCATGCGGTTCCTCGACGCGGTGCCGCGGGTGCACGTCGTCGGAGGGGCGGGGACGGGCAAGACGTGGCTCGCACTCGAGCACGCGCGCCGCCGTGCCCGGGCGGGGGAGCGCGTCGCGCTCATGTGCTACTCCCGCGGCCTGGCGCGGTACCTCGAGCGGACGACCGTGACGTGGCCGGTGCGGGAACGGCCCGCGTACGTCGGGCTGTTCCACGAGCTGCCGGTGCGGTGGGGCGCGGCGCCGGGCGACGACGCCGACCCGGCGGACTGGGAGGAGCGCCTGCCGCGCGAGCTCGGCGACCTCGCCGCGCAGCGCCCCGAGGCGGACCTGTTCGACGCCGTCGTCGTCGACGAGGCGCAGGACTTCGGCGACGAGTGGTGGCCGGCGCTGCTGCGCTGCCTGCGCGACCACGCCGGCGGCCGCCTCGCGGTGTTCTCCGACGACGGCCAGCGGGTGTTCCCCCGCTCCGGCACCGCGCCCGTCGAGCTGACCGTTATCGAGCTCGACGAGAACCTGCGCTCCACCAAGCAGATCGCCCAGCTCTGCGGCGCACTGCACGAGGGCGTCACCCGACCACGGGGGTGGCCGGGCGCGCCGGTGCGCGTCGTCGACGTCCCCGCCGAGGAGGCCGTCGGTGCCGCGGACGACGTCGTCGAGGCCCTGCTCGACGAGGGCTGGGAGCCCGGGCAGATTGCGTTGCTCACCACCGGGCGGCGGCATCCGATGCAGGTCGAGACCGTCGGGTTGGCCGGCTACCAGGAGTACTGGGACGGGTTCTTCGCTGGCGAGGACGTGTTCTACGGGCACGTTCTCGGGTTCAAAGGGCTCGAGCGGACGGTCGTCGTGCTGGCCGTCAACGGGATCCGGGACGCGGCGCGGGCGCGGACGATGCTCTACACAGGGCTGTCGCGGGCGCGGGTGCTGCTCGTGGTCGTGGGGCCGCGGGGGTACGTGGAGGACGTGGGTGGGGAGGCGGTGCGGAAGCGGTTGGGGGATGCGTGGGAGTGGGTGCTCGCATCTTCGGTCGACACGACCGGGTGA